A region of Cataglyphis hispanica isolate Lineage 1 chromosome 6, ULB_Chis1_1.0, whole genome shotgun sequence DNA encodes the following proteins:
- the LOC126850349 gene encoding bromodomain-containing protein 4-like isoform X2, which translates to MTSSIISERIFVTMAIFMLRFVIELLKDEYHLIGPAVKSNGCSLNCKNRISMAIDDTSRRQKSLNNRRNGVCRCERFHRRNGPPQDARSFHEESLGRTFTVDENSIAEPRFYSTRISAEERNNADRDTEFDADELLPSCDCNDSNIRDDRRQRDITGIRKIKQRDEHAEPIPGPSRDFVRTFSPIPDRKPKKARLEDRIVQRADENDEETTTEEDMDCTCDTNEMTRVIRDEHSRRRPLDRTRVVIRNGQRNGQRRKRDEEKENEEDEKVEEEDEDTEDSAYRELRPRISRRKNAARERELKRWIRRCRQECERRKAR; encoded by the exons ATGACATCGTCGATTATATCCGAGCGAATTTTCGTCACAATGGCGATCTTTATGCTCAG ATTCGTCAtagaattattgaaagatGAATACCACTTGATTGGTCCTGCGGTGAAATCAAATGGCTGTTCCTTGAATTGCAAAAATCGTATATCAATGGCAATAGACGACACATCAAGAAGACAAAAAAGTCTCAATAATCGCAGAAACGGTGTATGTCGTTGCGAGCGATTTCATAGAAGAAACGGACCTCCGCAAGACGCAAGATCGTTTCACGAGGAATCTCTCGGAAGAACATTTACCGTCGATGAGAATTCGATAGCAGAACCGAGGTTTTATTCAACCAGAATATCAGCCGAGGAAAGAAATAATGCGGATCGAGATACAGAATTTGATGCTGATGAATTATTACCCTCTTGTGATTGCAATGATTCGAATATCCGAGACGATCGTCGACAACGTGATATTACCGGAATACGCAAGATAAAACAACGTGATGAACATGCAGAACCGATTCCTGGACCTTCGAGAGATTTTGTGAGAACTTTTTCACCGATTCCAGACAGAAAGCCGAAAAAAGCGCGATTAGAAGATCGAATAGTACAACGGGCGGATGAAAATGACGAAGAAACTACTACAGAGGAAGATATGGATTGCACTTGCGATACAAACGAAATGACTCGGGTTATCCGAGATGAGCATTCGAGGAGACGACCTTTGGATCGTACTCGCGTAGTCATCAGGAACGGACAGCGGAATGGACAGCGTCGCAAAAgagatgaagaaaaagaaaacgaagagGATGAAAAAGTGGAAGAGGAAGATGAAGATACAGAAGATAGTGCGTACAGGGAATTGAGGCCGCGAATTTCTCGGAGGAAGAATGCGGCACGTGAACGAGAATTGAAAAGATGGATCCGACGCTGTCGTCAAGAATGCGAACGACGAAAAGCGCGATAA
- the LOC126850349 gene encoding arginine/serine-rich protein PNISR-like isoform X1: MAIDDTSRRQKSLNNRRNGVCRCERFHRRNGPPQDARSFHEESLGRTFTVDENSIAEPRFYSTRISAEERNNADRDTEFDADELLPSCDCNDSNIRDDRRQRDITGIRKIKQRDEHAEPIPGPSRDFVRTFSPIPDRKPKKARLEDRIVQRADENDEETTTEEDMDCTCDTNEMTRVIRDEHSRRRPLDRTRVVIRNGQRNGQRRKRDEEKENEEDEKVEEEDEDTEDSAYRELRPRISRRKNAARERELKRWIRRCRQECERRKAR; this comes from the coding sequence ATGGCAATAGACGACACATCAAGAAGACAAAAAAGTCTCAATAATCGCAGAAACGGTGTATGTCGTTGCGAGCGATTTCATAGAAGAAACGGACCTCCGCAAGACGCAAGATCGTTTCACGAGGAATCTCTCGGAAGAACATTTACCGTCGATGAGAATTCGATAGCAGAACCGAGGTTTTATTCAACCAGAATATCAGCCGAGGAAAGAAATAATGCGGATCGAGATACAGAATTTGATGCTGATGAATTATTACCCTCTTGTGATTGCAATGATTCGAATATCCGAGACGATCGTCGACAACGTGATATTACCGGAATACGCAAGATAAAACAACGTGATGAACATGCAGAACCGATTCCTGGACCTTCGAGAGATTTTGTGAGAACTTTTTCACCGATTCCAGACAGAAAGCCGAAAAAAGCGCGATTAGAAGATCGAATAGTACAACGGGCGGATGAAAATGACGAAGAAACTACTACAGAGGAAGATATGGATTGCACTTGCGATACAAACGAAATGACTCGGGTTATCCGAGATGAGCATTCGAGGAGACGACCTTTGGATCGTACTCGCGTAGTCATCAGGAACGGACAGCGGAATGGACAGCGTCGCAAAAgagatgaagaaaaagaaaacgaagagGATGAAAAAGTGGAAGAGGAAGATGAAGATACAGAAGATAGTGCGTACAGGGAATTGAGGCCGCGAATTTCTCGGAGGAAGAATGCGGCACGTGAACGAGAATTGAAAAGATGGATCCGACGCTGTCGTCAAGAATGCGAACGACGAAAAGCGCGATAA
- the LOC126850296 gene encoding 60S ribosomal protein L4, whose product MSLSTARPIITVYTDKNEVSGDVISLPAVFKAPIRPEIVNFIHRLMSMNSRQPYCVSKEAGHQTSAESWGTGRAVARIPRVRGGGTHRSGQGAFGNMCRGGRMFAPTKPWRRWHHRINVNQKRYALVSAIAASGVFALVQSKGHLIEEVPEFPLVVSDKIQEYTKTKQAVIFLRRIKAWNDIQKVYKSQRFRAGKGKMRNRRRIHRRGPLIVYGQDQGIRKAFRNIPGVSLMNINKMNLLKLAPGGHVGRFVIWTKSAFEQLDALYGTWRKESQLKKGYNLPFPKMANTDLSRLLKSEEIRKVLRAPRKKVVRRVKKLNPLVNTRAMLRLNPYAAVLKRAAILTAQKRQHEKDLLLAEKRGIKLPKDAPASKALILQKRRKQQLAKIKQLKPRAKKTVAKKTPAKKIEKDTAKTIAPKEPAPKQPAPKQPAPKK is encoded by the exons ATG TCGTTATCAACGGCGCGACCAATTATTACGGTGTATACCGACAAGAATGAGGTATCAGGTGATGTAATTTCTCTGCCAGCTGTTTTTAAAGCTCCGATTCGTCCAGAAATCGTAAATTTCATCCACCGATTAATGTCTATGAATAGTAGACAACCATACTGTGTCTCCAAAGAGGctg GTCATCAAACCTCTGCTGAATCATGGGGCACTGGACGAGCCGTGGCACGTATACCTCGTGTACGTGGTGGTGGTACCCATCGTTCTGGTCAGGGTGCGTTTGGTAACATGTGCCGAGGTGGACGTATGTTTGCTCCTACCAAACCATGGCGACGCTGGCATCATCGCATCAATGTCAATCAGAAACGTTATGCCCTCGTTTCTGCAATTGCTGCATCTGGAGTTTTTGCACTTGTGCAATCTAAAG gACACTTGATTGAGGAAGTTCCAGAATTTCCACTGGTTGTTTCTGATAAAATCCAAGAATATACAAAAACCAAGCAAgctgtcatttttttaagacGCATCAAAGCTTGGAATGACATCCAAAAG gtaTACAAGTCTCAACGTTTTCGTGCTGGCAAAGGTAAAATGCGCAATCGCCGACGCATCCATCGACGTGGACCTTTGATTGTTTATGGTCAAGATCAA GGTATCCGTAAAGCATTTCGTAACATTCCCGGCGTTAGTTTGATGAACATTAACAAGATGAACCTTTTGAAATTGGCACCGGGTGGCCATGTTGGACGTTTCGTTATCTGGACAAAATCTGCTTTTGAACAATTAGATGCTCTTTATGGAACTTGGCGTAAGGAGTCGCAACTCAAGAAAGGATATAATTTGCCATTCCCCAAAATGGCCAATACTGATCTATCCAGGCTTCTGAAGTCTGAGGAAATTCGTAAAGTTCTAAGGGCTCCTAG gaaGAAGGTGGTGCGTAGAGTGAAGAAATTGAACCCGTTGGTCAACACACGGGCTATGCTGCGTCTTAATCCGTATGCAGCTGTATTGAAACGTGCTGCCATTTTGACCGCGCAGAAGCGTCAACACGAGAAGGATCTTCTTCTCGCTGAAAAACGAGGC ATAAAATTGCCGAAGGACGCACCGGCATCGAAGGCTCTTATCCTTCAGAAGAGGAGGAAACAACAACTTGCTAAAATTAAGCAATTGAAGCCTCGAGCGAAGAAAACTGTGGCAAAGAAAACTCCGGcaaagaaaatagagaaagatacTGCAAAAACCATTGCTCCCAAGGAACCAGCTCCCAAGCAACCAGCTCCCAAGCAGCCAGCTCCCAAGAAGTGA